From the Leptolyngbya sp. O-77 genome, one window contains:
- a CDS encoding SPFH domain-containing protein encodes MSLFEKIRGEFVDIIEWLDSTNDTMVYRFQRYNNEIKMGAKLTVRPGQKAVFVNEGRIADCFEPGMYTLSTQNLPILTTLMGWPYAFNSPFKAEVYFFNTRIFTNLKWGTSNPILIRDADLGPVRLRAYGTYNVRIVKPEVLLQELVSTDGLFQVDEVSDHIRNMIITAFTSAIGAAQIPLFDLASRYREISDTIRLNMQPEVQQFGLDLTQLLIENISLPPEVETALDRRASIGVLGNMQQYTQYQVANSIEQSAQNPSGGNSFLELGVGLAMAQQVTNALHPNAAPPQAAAPPQPTAQPQPAVPPAAAPPPPPPPLRPSGYLSRYGQTFGPFSVNQLLQQGLTAQTYVWRAGMSGWQFANAVPELAALLPPSPAA; translated from the coding sequence GTGAGTCTCTTCGAGAAAATTCGAGGTGAGTTTGTAGACATTATCGAGTGGTTGGACTCTACCAACGACACGATGGTCTATCGCTTCCAGCGATACAACAACGAAATCAAAATGGGGGCAAAGCTAACCGTACGCCCTGGACAAAAGGCAGTATTCGTCAACGAAGGCCGTATTGCTGACTGCTTCGAGCCGGGGATGTATACGCTGTCAACCCAGAACCTGCCCATTCTCACGACACTGATGGGTTGGCCCTATGCCTTCAACTCTCCGTTCAAGGCAGAAGTTTACTTCTTCAACACTCGAATTTTCACGAACCTCAAGTGGGGGACTTCTAACCCCATCCTGATCCGAGATGCTGATCTCGGCCCTGTTCGCTTGCGAGCCTATGGCACCTATAACGTGCGGATTGTCAAGCCTGAGGTTCTGCTCCAGGAACTCGTCAGCACCGATGGACTCTTTCAGGTCGATGAGGTCAGCGATCATATCCGCAATATGATTATCACGGCCTTTACCTCCGCTATCGGAGCAGCCCAAATCCCTCTATTTGATCTCGCATCTCGCTATAGGGAGATTAGCGACACTATCCGCTTGAATATGCAGCCAGAGGTGCAGCAGTTCGGTTTGGATCTCACTCAACTGCTGATTGAAAATATCTCTCTGCCACCAGAGGTGGAAACTGCTCTCGACAGGCGGGCTTCCATCGGGGTCTTGGGCAATATGCAGCAATATACCCAGTATCAGGTTGCCAACTCTATTGAACAGTCCGCCCAAAATCCAAGCGGCGGGAACTCCTTCTTGGAGTTGGGAGTTGGGCTGGCAATGGCGCAGCAGGTAACTAATGCGCTGCACCCCAACGCTGCTCCGCCCCAGGCAGCAGCCCCACCGCAGCCAACTGCTCAGCCCCAGCCGGCAGTTCCACCCGCAGCAGCTCCACCGCCCCCCCCGCCCCCCCTGCGTCCCAGTGGGTACCTGTCCCGATATGGGCAAACGTTCGGGCCGTTTTCAGTGAATCAGCTTCTTCAGCAGGGGCTGACGGCTCAGACCTATGTGTGGCGAGCAGGGATGAGCGGCTGGCAGTTTGCAAACGCAGTTCCAGAACTAGCTGCTTTGCTTCCACCATCACCCGCCGCCTAG
- a CDS encoding M56 family metallopeptidase: protein MHLMLILGAIALAVLSRLIAKHRPVAPAHRWTAALGPFLFAPLLLLCTVVAVFCMGREGHMLGLSVGSLGWVLAVDSLTLAGGMLLRLGWQVGRSHESLKPLPVVEISHTTARLLDTPALFAAQVGFWQPELVVSRGLLDTLSAEQVAAVLAHEQAHTHYRDTFWFFWLGWLRGLTVWLPHTEALWQELLRLRELRADCWAAQRVDPLLLAESLVQVVRSPLTVADFPCAAFGEAASPCRLTERIEALLPDAEGELASSVEGDRLPWLWLFAACLPLCTLLVHH from the coding sequence ATGCACCTGATGCTGATTTTGGGGGCGATCGCCCTCGCTGTTCTCTCGCGCCTGATTGCTAAGCACCGTCCCGTCGCGCCTGCCCATCGGTGGACGGCGGCGCTAGGGCCGTTTCTGTTTGCGCCGCTGCTGCTGTTGTGTACCGTCGTCGCCGTTTTTTGCATGGGCCGTGAGGGGCATATGCTGGGGCTGTCTGTTGGATCTCTGGGCTGGGTTCTAGCGGTCGATAGCTTGACCCTTGCAGGTGGAATGCTGCTGCGGCTGGGCTGGCAGGTAGGGCGATCGCACGAATCGCTGAAACCGCTGCCTGTGGTTGAGATTAGCCATACAACCGCCCGCTTGCTAGATACCCCGGCTCTATTTGCAGCACAGGTCGGTTTTTGGCAGCCCGAACTCGTGGTCAGCCGGGGTTTGCTGGACACCCTTTCCGCTGAGCAAGTTGCCGCTGTGCTGGCCCACGAGCAGGCCCACACCCACTATCGCGACACCTTCTGGTTTTTCTGGCTGGGCTGGCTGCGCGGTCTTACGGTCTGGCTTCCCCACACTGAGGCCCTCTGGCAAGAACTGCTGCGACTGCGAGAACTCCGCGCCGATTGCTGGGCGGCTCAGCGCGTCGATCCCCTGCTGCTGGCAGAGTCGCTGGTGCAGGTGGTGAGGTCGCCACTGACGGTGGCTGACTTTCCCTGCGCGGCATTTGGCGAGGCCGCGTCACCCTGCCGCCTGACAGAGCGGATTGAGGCGCTGCTGCCCGATGCTGAGGGTGAGTTGGCAAGCTCAGTGGAGGGCGATCGCCTCCCGTGGCTGTGGCTATTTGCTGCTTGCCTGCCGCTCTGCACGCTGCTCGTTCACCACTAG
- a CDS encoding BlaI/MecI/CopY family transcriptional regulator — MALPEPRPRQLSLGPLEREILEILWQMESATVKEIHDRILADPNRELAYASVTTVLNRLTGKGWLACDRHGRAFHWRPLVSREEAHMLQAHEHLHRFLAVSNPDVVAAFADDLDVASLEQLDAITQRLKAARQKREDGPCT, encoded by the coding sequence ATGGCATTACCCGAACCTCGCCCCCGCCAGCTTTCTCTGGGGCCGCTAGAGCGCGAGATTTTAGAAATTTTGTGGCAGATGGAATCGGCAACAGTTAAGGAGATCCACGATCGCATCTTGGCAGATCCAAATCGGGAGTTGGCCTATGCGTCTGTGACCACGGTGCTGAATCGGCTAACGGGCAAGGGCTGGCTGGCGTGCGATCGCCACGGGCGGGCGTTTCACTGGCGACCGCTGGTGTCGCGGGAAGAGGCGCATATGCTTCAAGCGCACGAGCATTTGCATCGCTTTCTAGCGGTCAGCAATCCCGACGTGGTGGCGGCCTTTGCGGATGACCTGGATGTTGCCAGCCTGGAACAGCTTGATGCCATTACTCAACGGCTGAAGGCCGCACGGCAAAAGCGGGAGGACGGCCCATGCACCTGA
- a CDS encoding pentapeptide repeat-containing protein, with product MSVETLLTEYAAGRRDFSNLDLSQSDLFECNLQDINLQGSNLQQAYLAYANLSRANLQGTQLQAAELGNARLQSANLKQSALDRANLSRSILCYADLAEASLQEANLQSADLRYSNLAAANLQAANLVGADLQQAKLEGANIGQCNLFRAQSANLGGAIADEGTIFPDGHRGSDRMMG from the coding sequence ATGTCAGTTGAAACGCTTTTGACGGAATATGCTGCGGGAAGACGCGATTTTAGCAATCTCGATTTAAGCCAATCTGACTTATTTGAATGCAATTTGCAAGACATTAATCTTCAAGGAAGCAACCTCCAACAGGCTTATCTGGCCTATGCCAACCTCAGCCGCGCAAACTTGCAGGGAACACAACTGCAAGCTGCGGAATTGGGTAATGCACGGCTACAATCGGCCAACTTGAAACAGTCGGCGCTCGATCGGGCAAACCTGTCGCGCAGCATCCTCTGCTATGCGGATCTGGCAGAGGCCTCGCTCCAGGAAGCCAATCTCCAAAGTGCGGATCTGCGCTACTCTAACTTGGCTGCGGCAAACTTGCAGGCGGCAAACCTGGTGGGGGCAGACCTCCAGCAAGCCAAGCTAGAGGGGGCGAATATTGGCCAATGTAATTTGTTTCGTGCCCAGTCGGCAAATCTGGGCGGGGCGATCGCCGATGAGGGCACGATTTTCCCAGATGGGCATCGGGGGAGTGATAGAATGATGGGTTGA
- the ilvD gene encoding dihydroxy-acid dehydratase, translating into MSETLRSQVITQGVQRSPNRAMLRAVGFSDDDFNKPIVGVASAHSTITPCNMGIAPLAVKAEAGIRAAGGMPQLFGTITVSDGISMGTEGMKYSLVSRDVIADSIETACNAQSMDGVLAIGGCDKNMPGAMIAMARMNIPAVFVYGGTIKPGHLEGEDLTVVSAFEAVGQYSAGRIDEVRLMSVERNACPGAGSCGGMYTANTMSSAFEAMGMSLMYSSTMSAVDPEKAENTELAGKVLVEAIRKNLRPRDIITRKSIENAISVVMAVGGSTNAVLHFLAIAHSAGVEWTLDDFERIRQRVPVLCDLKPSGRYVATDLHEAGGIPQVMKMLLNQGLLHGDCITITGETIAERLRDLPDEPRPDQDVIRPWSNPMYSTGHLAILRGNLATEGAVAKITGVKQPKITGPARVYNSEEECLDAILANKINPGDVLVIRYEGPKGGPGMREMLAPTSAIIGAGLGDSVGLITDGRFSGGTYGMVVGHVAPEAYVGGTIALVQEGDSITIDADARLLQLNVSDEELAQRRAQWQPPKPRYTKGVLAKYATLVSSSSRGAVTDLDLF; encoded by the coding sequence ATGTCTGAAACCCTCAGAAGTCAGGTGATTACGCAAGGTGTGCAGCGCAGCCCCAATCGGGCAATGCTGCGGGCAGTCGGGTTTTCCGACGACGATTTCAACAAGCCGATTGTGGGGGTTGCCAGCGCCCACAGCACGATTACCCCCTGCAACATGGGCATTGCGCCGCTGGCGGTCAAAGCGGAGGCAGGTATTCGAGCAGCAGGTGGAATGCCGCAACTGTTTGGCACGATTACCGTCAGCGACGGCATCTCGATGGGCACTGAGGGTATGAAATACTCCCTGGTATCGCGGGATGTGATTGCCGACTCGATCGAAACCGCCTGCAACGCCCAGAGCATGGACGGTGTGCTGGCGATCGGCGGCTGCGATAAGAATATGCCTGGTGCGATGATTGCTATGGCCCGCATGAATATTCCCGCGGTGTTTGTCTACGGCGGCACGATCAAGCCAGGACATTTGGAAGGGGAAGATTTAACGGTTGTCAGCGCCTTTGAAGCGGTGGGGCAATATAGCGCCGGCCGCATTGACGAAGTGCGGCTGATGTCGGTGGAGCGCAACGCCTGTCCGGGTGCAGGTTCCTGCGGTGGCATGTATACCGCCAACACGATGTCGTCGGCCTTTGAGGCGATGGGCATGAGCCTGATGTATTCCTCCACGATGTCAGCGGTTGACCCTGAAAAGGCAGAGAACACGGAACTGGCCGGCAAAGTGTTGGTGGAGGCGATTCGTAAGAACCTGCGCCCGCGAGACATTATCACCCGCAAGTCTATCGAAAACGCCATTTCGGTGGTGATGGCCGTCGGCGGTTCCACCAATGCGGTGCTGCACTTTTTGGCGATCGCCCATTCTGCCGGGGTCGAGTGGACGCTGGACGATTTCGAGCGCATTCGCCAGCGCGTGCCCGTGTTGTGCGACCTAAAGCCCTCCGGCCGCTACGTCGCCACCGATCTGCACGAGGCCGGCGGCATTCCCCAAGTGATGAAAATGCTGCTGAACCAGGGTCTATTGCACGGCGACTGCATCACTATCACCGGCGAAACCATCGCCGAGCGTCTGAGGGATCTTCCCGATGAGCCGCGCCCTGATCAGGACGTGATTCGCCCCTGGAGTAACCCTATGTATAGCACCGGCCACTTGGCCATCCTCCGGGGCAATCTGGCCACCGAAGGCGCAGTTGCCAAAATCACCGGGGTCAAGCAGCCCAAAATCACCGGCCCTGCCCGCGTGTATAACTCTGAAGAGGAGTGCCTAGACGCGATCTTGGCCAACAAAATTAATCCGGGTGATGTCCTGGTGATTCGCTATGAAGGGCCGAAAGGCGGTCCCGGAATGCGGGAAATGCTGGCTCCCACGTCTGCCATTATTGGCGCAGGGCTGGGCGATTCTGTAGGTCTGATCACCGATGGACGCTTCTCTGGCGGCACCTACGGCATGGTGGTCGGCCACGTCGCCCCCGAAGCCTATGTCGGCGGTACGATCGCCCTAGTCCAGGAAGGTGACAGCATCACCATTGATGCAGACGCTCGCCTGCTGCAACTCAACGTTTCCGATGAGGAACTAGCCCAGCGCCGCGCCCAGTGGCAACCGCCCAAGCCGCGCTATACCAAAGGCGTTTTGGCAAAATATGCCACGCTGGTTTCGTCGAGTAGCAGGGGCGCAGTGACAGATTTAGATTTGTTTTAG
- a CDS encoding pentapeptide repeat-containing protein, which produces MMLTFMNVDELLSHYEAGARDFREAKLSQFNLSNRDLQGINLRRANLSGANLQGANLRMANLREANLAGADLRGADLTIANLIGAELYQADLSIATLTDAGLRSAKLTEANLNQAVLIGANLAEALLDRANLTEANLTDASLNRAKLIAANLTRATLENAILTNAILNESLMERANLTGAILHGASLEEADLHEAELSRTRLSSANLINASLSQANVRGANLSWSSLRGANLSKANLYRAKLNWANLSEANLSEAVLISATVLQTNFQNANLRGAIMPDGSSHS; this is translated from the coding sequence ATGATGTTAACCTTCATGAACGTTGATGAACTCCTGAGCCACTATGAAGCAGGGGCACGAGATTTTCGCGAAGCCAAACTCAGTCAGTTCAATCTGAGCAATCGCGATTTGCAGGGCATCAACCTACGGCGGGCAAACCTCAGCGGCGCAAATCTACAGGGCGCAAACCTGCGAATGGCAAATCTGCGAGAGGCAAATCTCGCCGGAGCCGATTTGCGAGGCGCAGATTTGACCATTGCCAACCTGATTGGAGCAGAGTTGTATCAGGCGGATTTGAGCATAGCGACATTAACCGATGCCGGCCTGCGAAGCGCAAAACTGACGGAGGCAAACCTGAATCAAGCGGTGCTGATAGGCGCAAACCTGGCAGAGGCGCTGCTAGATCGAGCCAACCTGACCGAGGCCAACCTGACCGATGCCAGCCTCAACCGAGCGAAGCTGATTGCAGCCAACCTGACCCGCGCCACGTTGGAAAATGCAATTTTGACCAATGCTATTTTGAACGAGTCGCTGATGGAGCGGGCAAACCTGACCGGGGCCATCTTGCACGGAGCTAGCCTGGAAGAAGCCGACCTGCACGAAGCTGAGCTAAGCCGCACTCGCCTCAGCAGCGCCAACCTGATCAACGCCAGCCTCAGCCAGGCTAATGTGCGCGGCGCAAACCTAAGCTGGAGTTCGCTGCGGGGGGCAAATTTGTCTAAAGCAAACCTGTATCGCGCTAAGCTGAACTGGGCTAATCTGAGCGAAGCCAATCTAAGCGAGGCAGTGCTGATCAGCGCGACTGTTTTGCAAACCAATTTTCAAAACGCCAATCTGCGCGGGGCGATTATGCCAGATGGGTCATCGCATAGCTAG
- the hmpF gene encoding pilus motility taxis protein HmpF yields MLYLAEVQRKSRVIGSSKAELRLLACQRSENSWSAVPGEEVIPAPDDVTYGAGVLVMVELSGTKQVQRHAEAGRQLVAILQNFSRAQERYKAQEEEIQQWKESLTYQSQELNRREMEMEARQEQLQEMEEDFERLEQQRQEIESKRQEVEALKAEFDRKSQELEGAWAQLRGEMGRLDEQRAQFTQAAVLDDAKAQELQELLNRLAGAIAPTEAAREQVTTSFDLLNQQQTTLDQHYQMLDEQRNAAQQAQDALDQQVQQVQALWQEWQQSKAGLDQARDELAALRRSLELKQEQVQILTIQLQQQDSLHHQFCQLADVSDRFTVGAKVDVSSLESMPIEELENIVRDLTNDLEKMSRFVNSQEEELTAQQEEMQNLQQQIQQASEYDRLRLEAELTDEQDRYRMLEETLVGQRRNLQERQAVLKQHQTVLDKRQGRATADASEETVDIAPVLTQLETLRQDLAAQLKQAEAQVQELQAAVEQAQQSVDQQSQAQEDRWNRAMELEQQVLVQKAAVGEMWGKVNAYQDALALAQGGTGGVREKLESIGQILNQFQETSDYQLQAIAELRQTISSLTEQRTPEFVIT; encoded by the coding sequence GTGCTGTATTTAGCGGAAGTACAGAGAAAAAGCAGAGTTATCGGCAGCAGTAAGGCTGAGCTGCGGTTGCTTGCCTGCCAGCGCTCTGAAAATAGCTGGAGCGCGGTGCCGGGTGAGGAGGTCATCCCTGCACCCGACGACGTGACTTACGGGGCGGGCGTGTTGGTGATGGTGGAACTGAGCGGCACTAAGCAGGTGCAGCGCCATGCTGAGGCAGGTCGCCAGTTGGTTGCGATTTTGCAAAACTTTTCGCGGGCGCAGGAGCGCTACAAAGCTCAGGAAGAAGAAATTCAGCAGTGGAAAGAATCGCTGACCTACCAAAGCCAGGAGCTAAACCGTCGGGAAATGGAGATGGAAGCCCGACAGGAGCAGCTTCAGGAAATGGAGGAAGACTTCGAGCGGCTAGAGCAACAGCGCCAGGAGATTGAAAGCAAGCGACAGGAAGTTGAGGCGCTGAAAGCAGAGTTTGACCGCAAGAGTCAGGAGCTAGAAGGAGCTTGGGCCCAGCTTCGGGGCGAGATGGGCCGGCTAGATGAGCAAAGGGCCCAGTTTACCCAGGCTGCTGTGCTGGATGATGCGAAGGCTCAGGAACTGCAAGAATTGCTGAATCGACTGGCAGGGGCGATCGCCCCGACCGAAGCAGCCCGGGAGCAGGTGACGACCTCCTTTGACCTGCTAAATCAGCAGCAAACCACGCTCGATCAGCATTATCAAATGCTGGACGAACAGCGCAACGCCGCTCAACAGGCGCAGGACGCGCTCGACCAGCAGGTGCAACAGGTGCAAGCCCTCTGGCAAGAGTGGCAACAGTCGAAAGCAGGTTTGGATCAGGCGCGGGATGAACTGGCAGCCTTGCGGCGATCGCTCGAACTCAAGCAAGAACAGGTGCAAATCCTCACCATCCAACTGCAACAGCAAGACAGCCTCCACCATCAGTTTTGCCAGCTTGCCGATGTGTCGGATCGCTTTACCGTTGGCGCAAAGGTCGATGTCAGCAGTCTAGAGTCCATGCCTATTGAGGAACTGGAAAATATTGTCCGCGACCTGACCAATGACCTGGAAAAGATGTCTCGCTTTGTCAATAGCCAGGAAGAGGAGCTAACGGCACAGCAAGAGGAAATGCAGAACTTGCAGCAGCAGATCCAGCAAGCCAGCGAGTACGATCGCCTGCGCCTAGAAGCTGAACTCACCGACGAGCAAGATCGCTACCGGATGCTGGAGGAGACGCTGGTCGGACAGCGCCGCAACCTGCAAGAGCGCCAGGCCGTATTAAAACAGCATCAGACTGTGCTGGACAAGCGTCAGGGCCGAGCGACTGCGGACGCATCAGAAGAGACTGTCGATATTGCGCCTGTGTTGACGCAGCTTGAGACCCTCCGCCAAGACTTGGCCGCTCAACTCAAGCAGGCAGAAGCCCAGGTACAGGAACTACAAGCCGCCGTCGAGCAAGCTCAGCAGTCGGTCGATCAGCAGTCTCAGGCGCAAGAAGATCGTTGGAATCGAGCAATGGAGCTAGAGCAGCAGGTGCTAGTGCAGAAAGCTGCTGTGGGCGAGATGTGGGGCAAGGTAAATGCCTATCAGGATGCTTTGGCGCTGGCTCAGGGCGGCACGGGTGGTGTCCGCGAAAAGCTGGAATCCATCGGGCAAATTTTGAACCAGTTTCAGGAAACCAGTGATTACCAGCTTCAGGCGATCGCCGAACTGCGGCAAACTATCAGCAGCCTGACGGAACAGCGCACGCCGGAGTTTGTGATTACCTGA
- a CDS encoding response regulator, which translates to MNEIDIRSILQLVELGQRTGELFVESYGLGGMLPGGDTNTAPIVLRNRLAKTTPSQSWFVFFLNGQIIYAGDARSDLSRLRDYLRRYQLEASLNGVDTGGAIATTNTPEYGHLWALLEQRILTPAQARSIIHSMVRETLFDLLSLHQGSFIFEIGSPLAPQLTTLEIGPLLARIMTQVQSWKKFHPHIQSPDQGLVVVDGDRLRDSVKEATIAALSDWMDGQTSIRQISRYLNRDLITVAKALYPYIKQGIVQLAAPIPNTLPAKPKPTIQTPVPRIVCIDDGTSIRKAIESILRSHGYEATSIGNPLKALSLVFHLKPDLILCDISMPELDGYEICAMLRTSTAFRQTPIIMLTGRDGFIDRVKARIVGATDYLTKPFGEQELLTLVETYIGPGLENPPNVERLLAEDLENALELDIKPPPTDTSSFPPHPA; encoded by the coding sequence TTGAATGAAATTGATATCCGCAGCATTCTCCAGCTGGTGGAACTGGGTCAGCGCACGGGCGAACTGTTTGTAGAGTCCTACGGGCTGGGTGGAATGCTGCCAGGAGGCGACACAAATACTGCGCCAATCGTCCTGCGAAATCGTCTCGCCAAGACCACGCCCTCGCAGTCCTGGTTTGTCTTTTTTCTAAATGGTCAAATCATCTACGCAGGCGATGCCCGGAGCGATTTGTCTCGCCTGCGCGATTATCTCCGTCGCTATCAGTTGGAAGCATCGCTGAATGGGGTAGACACCGGAGGGGCGATCGCCACTACAAACACTCCCGAATACGGACACCTCTGGGCCCTGCTGGAGCAACGTATCCTCACTCCCGCCCAGGCCCGCAGCATCATCCACAGCATGGTGCGCGAAACCCTGTTTGACCTGCTCAGCCTGCACCAGGGTAGCTTCATCTTTGAAATCGGTTCTCCCCTCGCCCCCCAACTCACCACGCTGGAAATTGGCCCGCTACTTGCCCGCATCATGACTCAGGTACAGTCCTGGAAAAAGTTTCATCCTCATATCCAATCCCCCGACCAAGGGTTAGTCGTGGTCGATGGCGATCGCCTCCGCGACTCCGTAAAAGAAGCCACCATCGCCGCCCTCAGCGACTGGATGGACGGACAAACCTCCATCCGGCAAATCTCTCGCTACCTCAACCGTGACCTCATCACCGTCGCCAAAGCCCTCTACCCCTACATCAAGCAAGGTATCGTTCAGCTTGCCGCCCCTATCCCCAACACTCTGCCCGCAAAGCCCAAGCCCACCATTCAAACCCCCGTCCCCCGCATCGTCTGCATCGATGACGGCACCTCCATCCGCAAAGCCATCGAGTCCATCCTCCGCAGCCACGGCTACGAAGCCACCTCCATCGGCAATCCCCTCAAAGCCCTCAGCCTAGTCTTTCATCTCAAGCCCGACCTCATCCTCTGCGACATCTCCATGCCCGAACTGGATGGCTATGAAATCTGCGCCATGCTCCGCACCTCCACCGCCTTCCGGCAAACCCCAATCATCATGCTCACCGGTCGCGACGGCTTTATCGATCGCGTCAAAGCACGCATCGTCGGCGCAACCGACTACCTCACAAAACCCTTCGGCGAACAAGAACTACTCACACTGGTCGAAACCTACATTGGCCCAGGGCTAGAAAACCCGCCCAACGTTGAAAGACTCCTGGCAGAAGACTTAGAAAATGCGTTAGAACTTGATATCAAACCACCCCCCACCGATACTTCTTCATTCCCACCCCATCCCGCTTAA
- a CDS encoding response regulator transcription factor: MSRVLVVEDSVTQREMITDLLKGSGLDVTVASDGVEALEQIEGHSPDLVVLDIVMPRMNGYEVCRQIKANPKTQNIPVVMCSSKGEEFDRYWGMKQGADAYIAKPFQPTELVGTVKQLLRG, from the coding sequence ATGAGTAGAGTTTTGGTTGTAGAAGACAGCGTGACCCAGCGGGAAATGATTACTGACCTGCTAAAAGGCAGCGGACTCGATGTCACCGTGGCTAGCGATGGTGTAGAAGCGCTAGAACAAATAGAAGGTCATAGCCCTGACCTAGTGGTTCTCGACATCGTAATGCCCCGCATGAACGGATACGAGGTCTGCCGACAAATCAAAGCCAATCCCAAAACTCAAAACATCCCCGTTGTAATGTGTTCCTCTAAAGGGGAAGAATTCGATCGCTATTGGGGCATGAAGCAGGGTGCAGATGCATACATTGCAAAGCCGTTCCAACCAACCGAGTTAGTGGGCACGGTCAAGCAATTGCTGCGGGGATAG
- a CDS encoding chemotaxis protein CheW — protein sequence MTSGDEFALPAVGIKEVIASPPDRITPIPNVSPLLLGTLNVRGRVVWVADLGQFLGDSAPLSTDRSEIYVIAVEDQDTMLGLAVDLINGMDWLPLDDIQVPTNLPDGMAPFIRGEWAVGDAQDRHLRLLDQVAILRSARWAA from the coding sequence ATGACTTCGGGCGACGAGTTTGCCCTGCCCGCCGTAGGAATCAAGGAAGTGATTGCCTCGCCGCCCGATCGCATCACGCCCATTCCGAATGTCTCTCCCCTCCTGTTGGGTACTCTAAACGTGCGAGGGCGCGTTGTTTGGGTTGCTGATCTGGGTCAGTTTCTGGGAGACTCCGCGCCACTGAGTACCGATCGCTCAGAAATCTACGTTATCGCGGTTGAAGACCAAGACACCATGTTGGGGTTGGCTGTTGACCTGATTAACGGCATGGACTGGCTTCCCCTTGACGACATTCAGGTGCCAACCAACCTGCCCGACGGCATGGCTCCCTTTATTCGAGGCGAATGGGCCGTTGGAGACGCTCAAGATCGCCATTTAAGACTGCTAGATCAAGTCGCAATTCTGAGGTCGGCCCGATGGGCTGCTTGA